Proteins from a genomic interval of Methanoplanus endosymbiosus:
- a CDS encoding DNA cytosine methyltransferase, with product MKEKYTGIDLFSGAGGLTEGFIRHSFDFVAHVEMNEYATQTLDTRIRYHKLCNNGKKDFYYRYFSGEITREDFIAGSQDYFPEGTGIYHCEISPETESDLINSIKKRLDSTGKESVDVIIGGPPCQAYSLAGRGRSKDGMVNDPRNLLYLYYLKAIETFKPKIFVFENVPGIISSLNGKVFEDFNEKIGKLGYCGDPNARILNAADFGVLQNRKRIIYIGWKKELDFEYPDFQQNKSEYNTGDLFNDLPPLYPGEGSNDPQKYLTKRSSGYLKEKGLRTDEPVVRNHIARNHNERDREIYRKVISKWESGRERLHYDELPEELKTHKKRKVFTDRFKVIDKEGLSHAVLAHLAKDGHYFIYPDIKYARSITVREAARIQSFPDNYLFEGPRTAQYVQIGNAVPPLMASGIAKEIEKGLNRN from the coding sequence GTGAAAGAGAAATATACAGGCATTGATTTATTTTCAGGTGCGGGCGGTCTTACCGAAGGTTTTATTCGGCATTCCTTTGATTTTGTGGCTCATGTTGAAATGAATGAATATGCCACACAGACTCTTGATACAAGGATTAGGTATCATAAATTATGCAATAATGGGAAAAAAGATTTCTATTACAGATATTTTTCCGGTGAAATAACCCGTGAAGATTTCATTGCCGGCAGTCAGGATTATTTTCCTGAGGGCACCGGAATTTATCATTGTGAAATATCTCCGGAAACTGAATCAGATCTCATAAATTCGATAAAAAAACGACTGGATAGTACAGGTAAGGAATCCGTTGATGTTATTATCGGTGGTCCTCCATGTCAGGCATATTCCCTTGCAGGAAGGGGCCGTTCAAAAGATGGTATGGTGAATGATCCAAGGAATCTGTTATATCTCTATTATCTGAAGGCGATTGAAACATTTAAACCAAAAATATTTGTCTTTGAAAATGTTCCCGGAATTATAAGTTCATTAAATGGGAAAGTTTTTGAGGATTTTAACGAAAAGATTGGTAAACTGGGGTATTGTGGAGACCCCAATGCACGAATACTCAACGCTGCTGATTTTGGTGTACTCCAGAACAGGAAAAGAATAATATATATCGGCTGGAAAAAAGAGCTTGATTTTGAATATCCTGATTTTCAGCAGAATAAATCAGAATATAATACCGGAGATCTTTTTAATGATCTTCCGCCTCTCTATCCCGGAGAAGGCAGTAATGATCCTCAGAAATATTTAACCAAAAGATCTTCCGGCTATCTAAAAGAGAAAGGTCTCAGAACTGATGAGCCTGTTGTTAGAAATCATATAGCAAGGAATCATAATGAAAGGGACAGGGAAATTTACCGGAAAGTAATCAGCAAGTGGGAATCCGGGAGAGAGAGACTTCATTATGATGAACTGCCTGAAGAATTAAAAACCCATAAAAAAAGAAAGGTTTTCACAGACCGTTTTAAGGTAATTGATAAGGAAGGGCTTTCACATGCGGTCCTGGCACATCTTGCAAAAGACGGCCATTATTTCATTTATCCGGATATAAAATATGCCAGATCAATTACAGTCAGGGAAGCAGCAAGAATTCAGTCCTTCCCTGATAATTATCTCTTTGAGGGGCCGAGGACAGCACAGTACGTTCAGATTGGCAATGCAGTGCCTCCGCTTATGGCATCCGGAATAGCAAAAGAGATTGAGAAAGGATTAAACAGAAACTAA